The following are from one region of the Halobacteriovorax vibrionivorans genome:
- a CDS encoding flavin reductase family protein, which yields MATFDTTKQEFKDNYKLLIGSVVPRPIAVVSTINEDGTSNIAPFSFFTVVSANPMIIGFTPMIRSSDGEQKDTLKNILRQKEFVVNFVTKHNYEKVNLCSTELPHGESEFDFAKLTELDSEVVTPKRMKESPIHFECKFRDSLSYGDVPGTGTFVTGEVVRVHVEDELLDEGRIDQDKYAPIGRGAGNDWIVCDHRVQIERLMKAQIQK from the coding sequence ATGGCAACTTTTGATACAACAAAACAAGAATTTAAAGATAACTATAAACTACTAATTGGATCAGTCGTTCCAAGGCCAATTGCTGTGGTTTCAACTATAAATGAAGATGGAACAAGTAATATTGCACCATTCTCGTTCTTCACAGTTGTTAGTGCAAACCCAATGATTATTGGCTTTACTCCAATGATTCGCTCAAGCGATGGAGAGCAAAAAGACACATTAAAAAATATTCTTCGCCAAAAAGAGTTTGTCGTAAACTTTGTTACAAAACATAATTATGAAAAGGTAAATCTTTGCTCAACTGAGCTTCCTCATGGTGAATCAGAATTTGATTTTGCAAAATTAACAGAACTTGATTCAGAAGTTGTCACTCCAAAAAGAATGAAGGAATCGCCAATACATTTTGAATGTAAGTTTAGAGACTCTCTAAGTTATGGTGATGTCCCGGGAACAGGAACATTTGTTACAGGTGAAGTTGTGAGAGTTCACGTTGAAGATGAGCTTCTTGATGAAGGACGAATTGATCAAGATAAGTATGCTCCAATTGGACGTGGTGCCGGAAATGACTGGATTGTCTGTGATCACAGAGTTCAAATTGAGCGCTTAATGAAGGCACAAATCCAAAAATGA
- the hisC gene encoding histidinol-phosphate transaminase, whose product MHRKDLVPEYLKNLQVYQAGKPIDEVVREKGLTRVSKLASNENPLGPSPFAIREMTRGLWDLHRYPDMHAYALKSKLADIYDLKLENIILGNGSEGIMAYIARAFLRPDDEVLTCDNTFIGFYILARSVGAKLNKVPLTEDYRFDVKALAKNITDKTKVIYIANPNNPTGTYITKEEFDYLMEYVPPHVLVILDEAYFEFAQDQEDYPDSMNYRYDNVLTLRTFSKAYGLSGIRVGYGFGHAELIGYLSRVKLPFEPNLIGQLGAVGALEDQPHLDRTLRNNRKRYDELMSFLEERDFSPIKSITNFVTIKTGSSEASDFMFEELLNEGVIIRKLVANEMPEFVRISIGTKDEMKHFFEAFDRILPAYNKRFRKDLV is encoded by the coding sequence ATGCACCGCAAAGACCTTGTCCCAGAATATTTAAAAAACTTACAAGTTTACCAAGCAGGTAAACCTATTGATGAAGTTGTAAGAGAGAAAGGACTAACAAGAGTTTCAAAACTTGCCTCAAACGAAAATCCACTTGGGCCATCTCCATTTGCTATTCGTGAAATGACAAGAGGACTCTGGGATCTTCATCGTTATCCAGATATGCATGCATATGCTTTAAAATCTAAACTGGCAGATATATACGATTTAAAACTTGAGAATATTATTTTAGGTAATGGCTCTGAAGGTATTATGGCCTATATTGCTCGAGCTTTCCTAAGACCGGATGATGAAGTCTTAACATGTGATAATACTTTCATTGGTTTTTATATTCTTGCACGAAGTGTGGGAGCAAAACTTAATAAAGTTCCACTCACTGAAGACTATCGCTTTGACGTAAAGGCATTAGCTAAAAATATTACAGATAAAACGAAAGTCATCTATATTGCAAATCCCAATAATCCGACTGGAACTTATATTACAAAAGAAGAATTTGATTATCTAATGGAGTACGTACCTCCACACGTTCTCGTAATACTTGATGAAGCCTACTTTGAATTTGCTCAAGATCAAGAAGATTACCCAGACTCAATGAATTACCGATATGACAACGTTCTTACTTTAAGAACTTTTTCTAAAGCCTATGGCCTATCTGGAATTCGCGTCGGATACGGTTTTGGCCATGCAGAATTAATAGGCTATCTTTCTAGAGTTAAGCTTCCATTTGAACCTAATTTAATTGGACAACTTGGAGCTGTTGGCGCACTTGAGGATCAACCACACCTAGATCGTACACTTAGAAATAATAGAAAAAGATATGATGAACTAATGAGCTTTTTAGAAGAGAGGGACTTCTCTCCTATTAAGTCCATAACAAATTTTGTCACAATTAAAACAGGCAGTAGTGAAGCAAGTGACTTCATGTTTGAGGAACTCCTTAATGAGGGTGTTATTATAAGAAAACTTGTGGCCAATGAAATGCCAGAATTCGTACGCATCAGTATTGGAACGAAGGATGAGATGAAGCACTTCTTTGAAGCTTTTGACAGAATACTACCTGCATATAACAAAAGATTTAGAAAGGATCTCGTATGA
- a CDS encoding homogentisate 1,2-dioxygenase: MATDNKMESFKASGVYTKQAHVDIPEGLYEEEHGRNGFFGRVSQLYHTQPPVNWTDISGDLKPKNLPSLFSHPDLKDDFQTILANTDCELSLGTLTKSLDFFLRNADFDELYFVHEGSGTFETIYGHIPFVKGDYIVIPRGTTYIIKITEEAKFFQVESRSEFEEPSRGLLGPNALYDQTAKFTPEAALGSDQDWSEYKVRVKRLGEITTITYPFNPLTAKGWKGSVYPWKISIYDICPIMSHRYHVPPSGHTTFVAKNFVVCSFVERPLEDKKHKVLKVPFYHSNIDFDEVLFYHQGDFFSRDNIDAGALTFHPQGVHHGPHPKAFKAGEDKLYTDEYAVMVDTRYPLKPTKWFEENENKDYWKSWM; the protein is encoded by the coding sequence ATGGCAACTGATAATAAAATGGAAAGTTTTAAAGCAAGCGGTGTCTACACTAAGCAGGCACACGTTGATATCCCAGAGGGGTTATATGAAGAAGAACATGGACGCAATGGCTTCTTTGGGCGAGTCAGCCAACTTTATCACACACAACCACCAGTTAACTGGACAGATATTTCGGGAGACTTAAAACCTAAGAATCTTCCTTCACTTTTTTCACATCCAGATCTTAAAGATGACTTTCAAACGATCTTAGCTAATACAGATTGTGAACTAAGTCTTGGAACACTGACAAAGTCTCTGGACTTCTTTTTAAGAAATGCAGACTTTGATGAACTTTACTTTGTTCACGAAGGTAGTGGAACTTTTGAAACAATTTATGGACACATACCTTTTGTTAAGGGTGATTACATCGTTATTCCTCGCGGTACAACTTATATAATAAAGATTACTGAAGAGGCTAAATTCTTCCAAGTTGAGTCTCGCTCAGAATTTGAAGAGCCTTCACGTGGACTTCTTGGGCCAAATGCACTTTATGATCAGACGGCGAAGTTTACGCCTGAAGCTGCACTAGGTTCAGATCAAGATTGGTCAGAATATAAGGTAAGAGTTAAAAGGCTTGGTGAAATTACAACCATCACTTATCCATTTAACCCTCTTACGGCAAAAGGATGGAAAGGATCAGTCTATCCATGGAAGATTTCAATCTATGATATCTGCCCTATCATGAGTCATCGCTATCATGTTCCACCATCAGGTCACACAACTTTTGTAGCAAAGAACTTTGTGGTTTGCTCATTTGTAGAAAGACCACTTGAGGATAAGAAACATAAGGTTCTTAAAGTTCCTTTCTATCACTCTAATATCGATTTTGATGAAGTCCTTTTCTATCATCAAGGAGACTTCTTTTCTCGTGATAATATCGATGCGGGAGCTCTTACATTTCACCCTCAAGGCGTTCATCACGGGCCACACCCAAAAGCCTTTAAAGCAGGTGAAGATAAATTATACACTGACGAGTATGCTGTCATGGTTGATACTCGCTACCCTCTAAAACCAACTAAGTGGTTTGAAGAGAATGAAAATAAAGACTACTGGAAAAGCTGGATGTAA
- a CDS encoding fumarylacetoacetate hydrolase family protein yields MKICQYITHGSNRPEARLGILTDDGLVIDPNNVWACDYEREGYFNFWQRANHVCPPSLLEILQTKDDPIDFLGECYGLYLFLEKVGDLTLKDGTPIAFKTDDVNLRTPIDKIPNYRDFYAHEKHVAAGFKKRKEPIPEAWYEIPAYYKGPTHGFIGHQQEVLWPSYTEILDYELELGMVIAKDGINIREDDAKDYIFGFTILNDISARDIQKKEMAVRLGPAKGKDFCSVIGPVITTFDEFDFKEPNLKMTATVNGEKWSEGFSGDSHYSWAQMIAHVSQDEWVLSGDLFGSGTVGTGCGLEIDKWLKPGDEITLEVECIGKLTNKIGSKRGTR; encoded by the coding sequence ATGAAAATTTGTCAGTATATAACTCATGGATCAAATCGACCAGAAGCAAGACTTGGAATTCTCACTGATGACGGTCTTGTCATTGACCCTAACAACGTTTGGGCATGTGATTATGAAAGAGAAGGTTATTTTAATTTTTGGCAAAGGGCCAATCATGTTTGCCCTCCTTCTCTATTAGAGATTCTTCAAACAAAAGATGATCCAATTGATTTCTTAGGGGAATGTTATGGTCTCTATCTATTCTTAGAAAAAGTAGGTGATCTTACTCTTAAAGATGGTACACCAATTGCCTTTAAAACTGATGATGTTAATTTGAGAACTCCTATTGATAAAATTCCAAATTATCGCGACTTCTATGCACATGAAAAACATGTTGCTGCAGGATTCAAAAAAAGAAAAGAGCCAATTCCAGAAGCTTGGTATGAGATTCCTGCTTACTATAAAGGTCCAACACATGGTTTTATTGGCCATCAACAAGAAGTTCTTTGGCCAAGTTATACAGAAATTCTCGATTATGAATTAGAGCTAGGAATGGTAATCGCAAAAGATGGAATTAATATTCGTGAAGACGATGCAAAGGATTATATCTTTGGCTTCACTATCCTAAATGATATATCAGCTCGCGATATTCAAAAGAAAGAAATGGCCGTCCGTCTTGGGCCGGCCAAAGGCAAAGACTTCTGTTCAGTCATTGGACCAGTTATTACAACATTTGATGAATTTGATTTTAAAGAACCAAATCTTAAAATGACTGCAACGGTCAATGGAGAGAAATGGTCAGAAGGATTCTCTGGAGACTCTCATTACAGTTGGGCACAAATGATTGCTCACGTCTCTCAAGACGAATGGGTACTATCTGGTGATCTTTTTGGTTCAGGTACAGTTGGTACAGGATGTGGACTTGAGATCGATAAATGGCTAAAGCCTGGGGATGAAATCACACTTGAAGTAGAATGTATTGGAAAGTTAACCAATAAGATAGGATCTAAAAGAGGTACTAGATAA
- the truA gene encoding tRNA pseudouridine(38-40) synthase TruA has product MNTYKITFSYNGSGFFGWQKQIDQKSIQGEIEKVVQKISKSQDIQVVGCGRTDAGVHAVKQVTRVKMPLKIEEDSLKNALNSLLPESIRASHVEMAHDDFQPVYDAKSKTYRYVFSLKKIANPFLKDTVSFIGKDINLTKMNEACKIFIGRHDFEGFSTKGTPVKTTIREITRCHIFKENINYGPGLSEDVYIFEVSGSGFLKQMVRLVVSAIWSYAEGKIEERDILNQFNNSSENKIAPTAPPQGLYLFDVQY; this is encoded by the coding sequence TTGAATACTTATAAGATTACTTTTTCATATAATGGTAGCGGCTTCTTCGGTTGGCAAAAGCAAATAGATCAAAAAAGCATTCAGGGTGAAATTGAAAAAGTCGTTCAAAAAATTTCTAAATCTCAAGATATTCAGGTTGTAGGATGTGGACGAACAGATGCAGGAGTGCATGCTGTTAAACAAGTTACCCGTGTAAAAATGCCCCTGAAGATTGAAGAAGATAGTTTAAAAAATGCATTAAATAGCTTATTGCCTGAAAGTATTAGAGCAAGCCATGTTGAGATGGCCCATGATGACTTTCAGCCTGTGTATGATGCAAAATCAAAAACCTATCGCTATGTCTTTAGTTTAAAAAAAATCGCAAATCCATTTTTAAAAGATACGGTCTCTTTTATTGGGAAGGATATTAATCTAACTAAGATGAATGAGGCATGTAAGATCTTTATTGGCAGGCATGACTTTGAGGGATTTTCCACTAAAGGAACTCCTGTGAAGACGACTATCAGAGAGATAACTAGATGCCACATCTTTAAAGAAAATATAAATTATGGGCCAGGACTAAGTGAAGATGTTTACATCTTTGAGGTTTCCGGTAGTGGATTTCTTAAGCAAATGGTTCGACTAGTTGTGTCAGCAATTTGGTCATATGCTGAAGGAAAGATTGAAGAGAGAGATATTCTTAATCAATTTAATAATTCGAGTGAGAATAAGATCGCTCCAACAGCACCACCACAAGGTCTTTACCTCTTTGATGTTCAGTATTAA
- a CDS encoding EI24 domain-containing protein produces MVSKIPYFFFRSMNILKSDKKMILIALCPVIIGFALYYFLGQYAFNEVSTWGHGYINEKYPDQGWVSTVFSGVLIVLLGVIINWTFFLVISFIASPFNDMLSARVEVIYNLQKKESDTLVATFKRLPSILLNEVKKVGVIVILSVINIAFGFVFPPVTFILGGLILAISFIDYSWARHELRVSECIRDVRKGFLPYLLGGVCFMFLISIPLLNLFFLPLAVVFFTVIFCELRINKQASNEEVSS; encoded by the coding sequence ATGGTAAGTAAAATTCCATATTTCTTTTTTCGCTCAATGAATATATTAAAATCAGATAAGAAGATGATTCTTATTGCATTATGTCCGGTAATAATTGGCTTTGCTCTCTATTACTTTTTAGGACAATACGCATTTAATGAAGTCTCAACATGGGGTCATGGTTATATTAATGAAAAGTATCCAGATCAAGGATGGGTGAGTACTGTCTTCTCTGGTGTGTTGATTGTCTTATTAGGCGTTATTATTAATTGGACTTTTTTCCTTGTTATCTCTTTTATCGCCTCTCCATTTAATGACATGTTAAGTGCAAGAGTTGAAGTTATATATAATCTTCAAAAAAAAGAGTCAGACACTCTTGTTGCTACATTTAAAAGATTACCTAGCATTCTTTTAAACGAAGTAAAGAAAGTAGGAGTCATTGTTATTTTATCAGTGATAAACATCGCGTTTGGATTTGTTTTTCCACCAGTTACTTTTATTTTAGGTGGATTAATCTTAGCAATTTCTTTTATCGACTACTCATGGGCAAGACATGAGCTTAGAGTCTCAGAATGCATTAGAGATGTAAGAAAAGGCTTTCTCCCTTATTTACTTGGTGGAGTTTGTTTTATGTTTCTTATTTCGATTCCTCTTTTAAATCTATTTTTCTTACCTCTGGCAGTTGTCTTTTTTACTGTTATCTTTTGTGAGTTAAGAATAAATAAGCAGGCAAGTAATGAAGAAGTTTCTTCTTAG
- a CDS encoding DUF309 domain-containing protein, with protein MTKYHFGQFTPEHLELIQEGLELYNTGHYWMCHEVIEDLWMDAMGDNARYVYWVVIQLATSLYHHEDDNLNGASGMVNKAKGKIDFIEKNHVESDIMDKYLDWQRLKRIVKKIPHSPKLSDFKELKSFKFPLKQGV; from the coding sequence ATGACGAAATATCACTTTGGACAATTTACCCCTGAACATCTAGAGCTTATTCAAGAAGGTCTAGAATTATATAACACTGGGCACTATTGGATGTGCCATGAAGTTATTGAAGATCTATGGATGGATGCAATGGGAGATAATGCTCGTTATGTCTATTGGGTAGTTATTCAACTAGCTACGTCTCTCTATCACCATGAGGATGACAATCTTAATGGAGCAAGTGGGATGGTTAATAAAGCAAAAGGTAAAATTGACTTCATCGAAAAAAATCACGTGGAGTCAGATATAATGGATAAATATTTAGACTGGCAAAGGCTAAAGAGAATAGTAAAGAAGATTCCACATTCTCCAAAGCTTTCAGACTTTAAAGAGTTAAAGTCTTTTAAATTTCCATTAAAACAAGGTGTATAA
- the tig gene encoding trigger factor, producing MTYKVEQVNDCTKKLSFTFDNLDLSEQITVALKEKQKSVSIKGFRKGKAPIAMVEKLYRPQVEGDALNRFVQKELFEAINKEDLKVVGYPNFENMDYKDGKSVSFDAVVEVFPTVELKDYSKLSFTKDKVEVTDADIEKVRTNYLAPKAEMVEAAEGTALENGLFAVMNFEGEKADGEKPENMKGEEYLLEIGSGQFIPGFEDQMIGMKAGEKKTIELTFPTEYHVEELKDAKVKFHVELLEIKERKLPEFTDEVAKELGFESVEDFQVKTRENLTKQNERQAAEKLNQEILEKLIEENSFDVPSTMVAQQKEHLKNDLANNLKQQGFTEDMLGEYFEKWAGDLDEKALFQVKSGLILENLATKFEIESTEADFDAKIEESAGLSGLTADQVKEFYTRDERMKANLMYAIREEKTFAKLHEELNIK from the coding sequence ATGACTTATAAAGTAGAACAAGTTAATGACTGTACTAAGAAATTATCTTTTACATTTGATAACCTAGACCTTTCAGAGCAAATTACTGTAGCTCTTAAAGAGAAGCAAAAGTCTGTTTCAATTAAAGGTTTCAGAAAAGGTAAAGCGCCAATCGCTATGGTTGAAAAGCTATATCGTCCACAAGTTGAAGGTGATGCTCTAAATCGTTTCGTACAAAAAGAACTTTTTGAAGCAATCAATAAAGAAGATCTAAAAGTAGTTGGTTATCCTAACTTCGAAAACATGGATTACAAAGATGGAAAATCAGTTTCTTTTGATGCTGTCGTTGAAGTATTCCCAACTGTTGAACTTAAAGATTACTCAAAACTTTCTTTCACAAAAGATAAAGTAGAAGTAACAGATGCAGATATTGAAAAAGTACGTACAAACTACTTAGCTCCTAAAGCTGAAATGGTTGAAGCTGCAGAAGGTACTGCTCTTGAGAACGGACTTTTCGCTGTAATGAACTTTGAAGGTGAAAAAGCTGATGGTGAAAAACCAGAAAATATGAAAGGTGAAGAATACCTTCTAGAGATTGGCTCTGGTCAATTTATTCCAGGTTTCGAAGATCAAATGATCGGTATGAAAGCAGGTGAGAAGAAGACAATTGAACTTACTTTCCCAACTGAGTATCACGTAGAAGAACTTAAAGATGCAAAAGTTAAGTTCCATGTTGAACTTCTAGAAATTAAAGAAAGAAAACTTCCAGAGTTTACTGACGAAGTTGCAAAAGAGCTTGGTTTTGAATCTGTAGAAGATTTCCAAGTTAAAACAAGAGAAAACCTAACTAAGCAAAACGAAAGACAAGCTGCTGAAAAATTAAATCAAGAAATCCTTGAAAAACTAATTGAAGAGAACTCTTTTGATGTTCCTTCAACAATGGTTGCTCAACAAAAAGAACACTTAAAGAACGATCTTGCTAATAACCTAAAGCAACAAGGTTTCACAGAAGATATGCTAGGTGAATACTTTGAGAAATGGGCCGGTGATCTTGATGAGAAAGCTCTTTTCCAAGTTAAGTCAGGTCTTATTCTTGAAAACCTTGCAACTAAATTTGAAATTGAATCAACTGAAGCTGACTTTGATGCAAAAATTGAAGAAAGCGCAGGTCTTTCAGGACTTACAGCTGATCAAGTAAAAGAATTCTACACAAGAGATGAGCGCATGAAAGCAAACCTTATGTATGCAATCCGTGAAGAAAAAACTTTTGCAAAACTTCATGAAGAACTAAATATCAAATAA
- a CDS encoding valine--tRNA ligase yields MTKSFEDLPKTYSSNDVEKKWYKKWEGEKYFAPKAGKTGESFCVIMPPPNVTGILHAGHALDITTQDALIRFKRMKGYETLFLPGMDHAGIATQSKVEELIWNEEKKTKHDYSREDFLKKIWEWKEQYGGVIANQQKVMGASCDWDYSMFTMDPEANDAVRRAFVTLYNEGLIYQSDYIVNWDPKLQSAISDAEVDHKEVNGAFYHILYSVKDSDIKLEIATTRPETLLGDTAVAVNPNDERFAHLIGKKAIVPLCNREVPIVGDEHVDIEKGTGCLKVTPGHDFNDFDIGKRHNLEIINILNLDGTLNEHGLEWQGLPCKKARKGVVEKLKELELFVKEEKHVHQVGHGERSGVVIEPMISKQWFVDVNSMAKEAVERVEDDTTRFYPKGWENTYFAWLREPKNWCVSRQLLWGHRIPVFTCNSCEHQWADEELEPSSCPKCSTKDYTQDPDVLDTWFSSGLWPMTTLGWPNKERMEQRGFDKFYPTSVLITGFDIIFFWVARMMMMGTKFSNKVPFDKVYIHAIVRDKLGRKMSKSLGNGIDPIEMVEQYGADAFRFTLAAGSGYNRAINLDPERIAGYRNFINKIWNAFRFISPFLDLANKELPAKLDDQEKWILSELNDATKVVNESLDAFRYDDACSEVYSFVYDKFCSWFIELSKNTLNGDDQEAKIQRATVLKYCFRKITALLHPITPFITEELWGYLKEENEDLLISADYPEYDTSLNYPSEQVKMNKFIEVVSSIRFLRQSVNIKPKDEVEVVLLTDDEEASSYFADNMAGLQDLARAKDVEIAVKSTENPKKCIMKATTHTDIFLKLDGVIDLDAQIKRLEKDYDKTKKELDKIGKKLNNEKFMANAPDEVVTEVREKAASFEEKIKSLEEQIEQFKS; encoded by the coding sequence GTGACAAAATCATTCGAAGATTTACCGAAGACTTATAGCTCAAATGATGTTGAGAAAAAGTGGTATAAAAAGTGGGAAGGTGAAAAGTACTTCGCTCCAAAAGCCGGAAAGACAGGTGAGTCTTTTTGCGTCATCATGCCACCTCCAAATGTCACAGGTATTCTTCACGCAGGTCACGCTCTTGATATAACAACTCAAGATGCCCTTATTCGTTTTAAAAGAATGAAAGGATATGAAACTCTGTTCCTTCCTGGTATGGATCACGCAGGTATTGCAACTCAATCAAAAGTTGAAGAGCTAATCTGGAATGAAGAGAAGAAAACAAAGCACGACTATTCTCGAGAAGACTTCTTAAAGAAAATTTGGGAATGGAAAGAGCAATATGGTGGCGTTATTGCAAACCAACAAAAAGTAATGGGTGCAAGTTGTGATTGGGATTACTCAATGTTCACAATGGACCCTGAGGCAAATGATGCTGTAAGACGTGCATTTGTGACTCTTTATAATGAAGGCCTTATCTATCAATCAGATTATATTGTTAACTGGGATCCAAAACTACAATCAGCAATTTCTGATGCAGAAGTGGATCACAAAGAAGTTAATGGTGCCTTCTATCATATTCTATATTCTGTAAAAGATAGTGATATTAAGCTAGAAATTGCAACGACACGACCAGAAACTCTTCTTGGAGATACAGCTGTTGCCGTTAATCCAAATGATGAAAGATTCGCTCACTTAATTGGTAAGAAAGCGATTGTTCCTCTATGTAATAGAGAGGTTCCAATCGTTGGTGATGAGCATGTTGATATTGAAAAAGGAACTGGTTGCCTTAAGGTTACACCAGGTCATGACTTTAATGACTTTGATATTGGAAAACGACATAATCTTGAAATAATCAATATTCTTAATCTAGACGGAACTCTTAATGAGCACGGACTAGAGTGGCAAGGCCTACCTTGTAAGAAAGCTCGTAAAGGCGTAGTTGAAAAATTAAAAGAACTAGAGTTATTTGTTAAAGAAGAAAAGCACGTACATCAAGTTGGTCATGGAGAAAGATCAGGCGTTGTTATTGAGCCAATGATCTCAAAGCAATGGTTTGTTGATGTAAATTCTATGGCCAAAGAAGCTGTAGAAAGAGTTGAGGATGATACAACTCGATTCTATCCTAAAGGGTGGGAGAACACTTACTTTGCTTGGCTTCGTGAACCAAAGAATTGGTGTGTTTCACGCCAGCTTTTATGGGGACACCGAATTCCAGTATTTACTTGCAACTCTTGTGAGCACCAATGGGCAGACGAAGAACTTGAACCAAGCTCTTGTCCAAAGTGTAGTACAAAAGATTATACACAAGATCCTGATGTACTAGATACATGGTTCTCTTCTGGGCTATGGCCAATGACGACACTTGGCTGGCCAAATAAAGAAAGAATGGAACAAAGAGGATTCGATAAGTTCTATCCTACTTCAGTACTTATTACAGGTTTTGATATCATTTTCTTCTGGGTAGCTAGAATGATGATGATGGGAACAAAATTCTCTAACAAGGTTCCTTTTGATAAAGTTTATATCCATGCAATCGTTCGAGATAAACTTGGTCGCAAGATGAGTAAATCTCTTGGTAATGGAATTGATCCGATTGAAATGGTTGAGCAATATGGTGCAGACGCATTTCGTTTTACACTAGCAGCAGGCTCTGGTTACAATCGTGCCATTAATCTTGATCCAGAAAGAATCGCAGGATACAGAAACTTCATTAATAAGATATGGAATGCTTTCCGTTTCATCTCACCATTCTTAGATCTTGCAAATAAAGAACTTCCTGCAAAGCTTGATGATCAAGAGAAATGGATACTATCAGAACTTAATGATGCAACGAAAGTTGTCAATGAATCACTCGATGCTTTCCGCTACGACGATGCATGTTCTGAAGTATATTCATTTGTATATGATAAATTCTGTTCTTGGTTTATTGAACTTTCTAAAAACACTCTTAACGGAGATGATCAAGAAGCAAAAATTCAAAGAGCAACTGTTCTAAAGTACTGCTTTAGAAAGATCACTGCCCTTCTTCACCCAATCACTCCTTTCATCACTGAAGAGCTTTGGGGATACTTAAAGGAAGAAAACGAAGACCTATTAATCTCAGCCGATTACCCAGAATACGATACATCTCTTAACTACCCAAGTGAACAAGTTAAGATGAATAAGTTTATTGAAGTTGTTTCAAGTATTCGCTTCCTAAGGCAATCAGTAAATATTAAACCTAAAGATGAGGTTGAAGTTGTCCTTTTAACAGATGATGAAGAAGCATCTTCTTACTTTGCAGACAATATGGCAGGCTTACAAGATCTCGCTCGTGCAAAAGATGTAGAGATTGCAGTCAAATCTACTGAGAACCCGAAAAAGTGTATTATGAAAGCAACAACTCACACGGATATCTTCTTAAAGCTTGATGGTGTAATTGATCTAGATGCTCAAATCAAACGTCTTGAAAAAGATTATGATAAGACAAAGAAAGAGCTAGATAAAATTGGCAAGAAATTAAATAACGAAAAGTTTATGGCAAATGCACCTGATGAAGTCGTTACAGAAGTTAGAGAAAAAGCCGCAAGCTTTGAAGAAAAAATAAAATCTCTAGAAGAACAAATCGAACAATTCAAATCATAA
- a CDS encoding GNAT family N-acetyltransferase: MAAAKDHTFAPFEILPVEVDDIKSLARIYVDCFWENYKGILSKEYLYSLKYSDVQQAWERKIPRRPTEGGTLVFHGPDGDVAGFIDYGPAREHEHGIPGEIYDFYILKKYQKSGMGKQLFEAVVKDFKNRGYDCFYLCTFKENPSKGFFINNGAKLLKESPFEFNGEVYQEEYFYFEI, translated from the coding sequence ATGGCGGCCGCAAAAGATCATACATTTGCACCATTTGAAATCCTTCCTGTCGAGGTTGATGATATCAAATCTCTGGCCCGCATTTATGTTGATTGCTTTTGGGAAAATTACAAAGGCATTCTTTCAAAAGAATATCTCTACTCACTTAAATACTCCGACGTTCAACAAGCTTGGGAAAGAAAAATTCCAAGACGCCCAACAGAGGGGGGGACACTTGTCTTTCATGGTCCTGATGGTGATGTTGCTGGATTTATCGATTATGGACCAGCGAGAGAGCATGAGCATGGTATCCCTGGTGAAATTTATGATTTTTATATTTTAAAAAAATATCAAAAGTCAGGAATGGGTAAACAGTTATTTGAAGCAGTTGTGAAAGATTTTAAAAACCGTGGTTATGATTGCTTTTATCTTTGTACATTTAAAGAGAATCCATCAAAAGGCTTCTTTATTAATAACGGTGCTAAGTTGTTGAAAGAGTCTCCATTTGAGTTCAACGGGGAAGTTTACCAAGAAGAGTATTTTTACTTTGAAATATAA